The following coding sequences lie in one Kingella potus genomic window:
- a CDS encoding bifunctional riboflavin kinase/FAD synthetase, with amino-acid sequence MKIFPGGTPPPAALSAAVTIGNFDGVHLGHLHILQRLKAEADARGLAPAAVVFEPQPAEFFARLAGREPPPRLTPLRDKLRLLRESGCVDSVRVLRFNRAFAKMGAQDFIGGILRRELDTRYLLVGDDFRFGQGRSGDFALLSAQTDFVTEQTPSILAAGGRASSTAVRGLLQAGRLDEAQRILGHAYTLSGRVVHGRKLGRTLGCPTANIHLPPHRYALSGVFAVEAEGRFGRRRGAASFGRNPTVEGGGAQKLEVHLIGFSGNLYGERLTVRFLHKLRDEEKFSGLDELRVRIHEDIAAARNWQAV; translated from the coding sequence ATGAAGATTTTTCCGGGAGGCACTCCGCCGCCCGCCGCCTTGTCCGCCGCCGTTACCATCGGCAATTTCGACGGTGTGCATTTGGGACATCTGCACATCCTGCAAAGGCTCAAAGCCGAGGCGGACGCACGCGGGCTGGCTCCGGCCGCCGTGGTGTTCGAGCCGCAGCCGGCCGAGTTTTTCGCCCGTCTCGCAGGGCGCGAACCGCCGCCGCGCCTCACGCCGCTGCGCGACAAGCTGCGCCTGCTGCGCGAGAGCGGCTGCGTGGATTCCGTACGCGTGCTGCGTTTTAACCGCGCCTTTGCGAAAATGGGCGCGCAAGACTTTATCGGCGGCATCCTGCGCCGCGAGCTGGATACGCGCTATCTGCTGGTGGGCGACGATTTCCGTTTCGGACAGGGCCGCAGCGGCGATTTCGCGCTGTTGTCGGCGCAGACGGATTTCGTTACCGAACAAACCCCCAGCATTCTGGCAGCGGGCGGCAGGGCCAGCAGTACAGCCGTGCGCGGCCTGTTGCAGGCAGGGCGTTTGGACGAGGCGCAGCGCATTCTCGGCCATGCCTACACGCTCTCCGGCCGCGTCGTCCACGGGCGCAAGCTCGGCCGCACGCTGGGCTGCCCCACCGCCAACATCCATCTGCCGCCGCACCGCTACGCGCTCTCTGGCGTGTTTGCCGTGGAAGCCGAAGGCCGCTTCGGCAGGCGGCGCGGCGCGGCGAGCTTCGGCCGCAATCCCACGGTGGAGGGCGGCGGCGCACAGAAGCTGGAAGTCCATCTGATCGGTTTTTCCGGCAATCTCTACGGCGAACGGCTCACCGTGCGCTTTCTGCACAAGCTGCGCGACGAAGAGAAATTTTCCGGCCTGGACGAGCTGCGCGTCCGGATACACGAGGACATCGCGGCGGCAAGAAACTGGCAGGCCGTCTGA
- a CDS encoding amino acid ABC transporter permease, with the protein MNFRFDIIYEYRWMFLTGALMTLGLTFLATLGGTLLGLLGALARIIRFEKGGVFLRGLGWVMRNLSLLYVTVFRGTPLFVQIFIWYFVWLAALIHPADGWLVSGPAAAELRRNYGAVIAGVLALTANSGAYITEIFRAGIQSIDKGQMEAARSLGMTYTQAMRFIILPQAVRRMLPPLANEFITLLKDSSLLSAIAVAELAYVQRTISGRYSVYEEPLYAIALIYLAMTLCLSWLFSSLEKRYSLQRHH; encoded by the coding sequence ATGAATTTCCGTTTCGACATTATTTACGAATACCGCTGGATGTTTCTCACCGGCGCACTGATGACGCTGGGTCTGACCTTTCTCGCCACGCTGGGCGGCACGCTTTTGGGGCTTTTGGGCGCACTGGCGCGGATTATCCGCTTTGAAAAAGGCGGCGTGTTCCTACGCGGGCTGGGCTGGGTGATGCGCAATCTGTCGCTGCTTTATGTAACGGTGTTTCGCGGCACGCCGCTGTTTGTGCAGATTTTTATCTGGTATTTCGTCTGGCTTGCCGCACTCATCCACCCGGCCGACGGCTGGCTGGTGAGCGGGCCGGCGGCGGCGGAGCTGCGCCGCAACTATGGCGCGGTCATCGCCGGCGTACTCGCCCTGACCGCCAACTCCGGCGCATACATTACCGAAATCTTCCGCGCGGGCATCCAGTCTATCGACAAAGGCCAGATGGAGGCCGCCCGCTCGCTGGGCATGACCTACACCCAGGCCATGCGCTTCATCATTCTGCCGCAGGCCGTGCGCCGTATGCTGCCGCCGCTGGCCAATGAGTTCATCACCCTTTTGAAAGACAGCTCGCTGCTGTCGGCTATCGCCGTTGCCGAGCTGGCCTATGTGCAGCGCACCATTTCCGGCCGTTATTCGGTATATGAAGAGCCGCTGTACGCCATTGCCCTGATTTATCTGGCGATGACGCTGTGCCTGAGCTGGCTGTTTTCCTCGCTGGAAAAACGCTACAGCCTGCAACGCCACCATTAG
- the murJ gene encoding murein biosynthesis integral membrane protein MurJ: protein MNLLPILGKLGSMTMLSRILGFVRDMIIARVFGAGDAADAFFTAFKLPNLLRRIFAEGAFAQAFVPVLAEYKQTKSPEATREFVQYIAGMLTFALTVVTAVGVLAAPWIIGLTASGFAKTPGKFALASDLLRIMFPYILLISLSSFVGSILNTYHKFQIPAFTPVLLNLSFIVFSLYFVPYFDPPVTALAWAVFVGGILQLSFQLPWMAKQGFLHLPKLDFKNSAVNRVVKQMMPAVFAASVAQISLVINTIFASYLQSGSISWMYYADRLTELPTGVLGVALGTILLPTLSKHAGGRNPREFSKLLDWGLRLCCLLAAPAALGLALLAYPLIATMFVNKGFTAHDAVMTKNALIACSFCVIGQIMIKVLAPAFYAQQNIKTPVKIAVFTLIVTQIMNLAFIVPLKHVGLSLSVGLGACLNAALLYTLLRVKGLYLPEAGWQRFLGKLAIALAVMGGGLWAAQSLMPLEWIEIRGWQKTLQLFWLVLLGITLYFTSLAALGFRPHHFKRSES, encoded by the coding sequence ATGAACCTGCTCCCCATTCTCGGCAAACTCGGCAGCATGACCATGCTCTCGCGCATACTCGGTTTCGTCCGCGACATGATTATCGCGCGGGTATTCGGCGCGGGCGATGCCGCCGATGCGTTTTTTACCGCGTTCAAGCTGCCCAACCTGCTGCGGCGCATTTTTGCCGAAGGCGCATTCGCGCAGGCCTTCGTGCCGGTGCTGGCGGAATACAAACAGACCAAATCGCCCGAAGCGACGCGCGAATTTGTGCAGTACATCGCGGGAATGCTCACTTTCGCGCTCACCGTCGTAACCGCCGTCGGCGTGCTGGCCGCACCGTGGATTATCGGCCTCACCGCCTCCGGCTTTGCCAAAACCCCCGGGAAATTCGCGCTGGCATCCGATCTGCTGCGGATTATGTTTCCCTATATCTTACTGATTTCCCTGTCGTCTTTCGTCGGATCGATACTCAACACCTACCACAAATTCCAAATACCCGCCTTCACGCCGGTGCTGCTCAATCTGTCGTTTATCGTTTTTTCCCTGTATTTCGTTCCCTATTTTGATCCCCCTGTTACCGCGCTGGCTTGGGCGGTGTTTGTCGGCGGCATTTTGCAGCTTTCGTTCCAGCTTCCGTGGATGGCCAAACAGGGTTTCCTCCACCTGCCCAAACTCGATTTCAAAAACTCGGCGGTCAACCGCGTGGTCAAACAGATGATGCCCGCCGTTTTTGCCGCCAGCGTGGCGCAGATTTCCCTGGTTATCAACACCATATTCGCTTCCTATCTGCAAAGCGGCAGCATTTCGTGGATGTACTATGCCGACCGCCTTACCGAGCTGCCTACCGGCGTACTGGGCGTGGCTTTGGGTACGATTCTGCTGCCCACGCTGTCCAAACACGCGGGCGGGCGCAATCCGCGCGAATTTTCCAAGCTGCTCGACTGGGGGCTGCGCCTGTGCTGCCTGCTGGCCGCGCCCGCCGCGCTGGGGCTGGCACTGCTGGCCTACCCGCTGATCGCCACCATGTTCGTCAATAAAGGCTTTACCGCCCACGACGCGGTCATGACCAAAAACGCTCTGATTGCCTGCTCTTTCTGCGTTATCGGCCAGATTATGATTAAAGTACTTGCCCCCGCCTTCTACGCGCAGCAAAACATCAAAACGCCGGTAAAAATCGCCGTGTTTACCCTAATCGTTACCCAAATCATGAACCTAGCTTTCATCGTGCCGCTCAAACACGTCGGTTTGTCGCTTTCCGTCGGCTTGGGCGCGTGCCTGAATGCCGCGCTGCTCTATACGCTGCTGCGTGTCAAAGGCCTGTATCTGCCCGAAGCGGGCTGGCAGCGTTTTTTGGGCAAACTCGCCATCGCGCTGGCGGTGATGGGCGGCGGCCTGTGGGCGGCGCAAAGCCTGATGCCGCTCGAATGGATAGAGATACGCGGCTGGCAGAAAACGCTGCAACTGTTTTGGCTGGTGCTGCTGGGCATCACGCTCTATTTCACCTCGCTGGCCGCGCTCGGCTTCCGTCCGCACCATTTCAAACGCTCGGAAAGCTGA
- a CDS encoding glucosamine-fructose-6-phosphate aminotransferase: MLLIIWNNAMRRLPLIVSIFLLAACVSDFRQRENAFLRRESETSLAQKIVKGQTTRAEIEAMFGRPSRGYNGCYGYYTVSLPFYNFLPTNFFYMKSRDDTWKLCIDYAEDNTVADYRFSHDVKTDIDSPAGSAIQVLFKRSEKSTQSTKENP, encoded by the coding sequence ATGCTGCTTATTATTTGGAATAACGCCATGCGCCGCCTGCCGCTTATTGTTTCCATTTTCCTGCTTGCCGCCTGCGTCTCCGATTTCCGGCAGCGCGAAAACGCCTTTCTGCGCCGCGAAAGCGAAACTTCGCTGGCACAGAAAATCGTTAAAGGCCAAACCACCCGCGCCGAAATCGAAGCCATGTTCGGCAGGCCGTCCCGCGGTTACAACGGCTGCTACGGTTACTACACGGTATCGCTGCCGTTTTACAACTTCCTGCCGACCAATTTTTTCTACATGAAAAGCCGCGATGACACATGGAAGCTGTGCATCGATTACGCGGAGGACAACACTGTGGCCGACTACCGTTTCAGCCACGATGTCAAAACCGACATCGACTCTCCCGCCGGCAGCGCGATCCAAGTTCTATTCAAACGGTCTGAAAAATCCACCCAATCCACTAAGGAAAACCCATGA
- the hemL gene encoding glutamate-1-semialdehyde 2,1-aminomutase: MNRNETLFARAKNIIPGGVNSPVRAFGSVGGVPRFITKAEGAYVWDADGTRYTDYVGSWGPAIVGHAHSEVIEAVREAALGGLSFGAPTEGEIVIAEEIAKLVPSVEQVRLVSSGTEATMSAIRLARGFTGRDKIIKFEGCYHGHSDSLLVKAGSGLLTFGNPSSAGVPADFTRHTLVLEYNNVAQLEETFAQIGSETACVIVEPFAGNMNLVRPSENFVKALRDLTAKHGAVLVYDEVMTGFRVALGGAQSLHGITPDLTTMGKVIGGGMPLAAFGGRRDIMACISPLGGVYQAGTLSGNPVAVAAGLKTLEIIQRPGFYENLTARTEQLVNGFKNAAADAGVKFAADSVGGMFGLYFADGLPQNYGDMARSDTDGFKTFFHGMLDKNVAFGPSAYEAGFVSAAHTTELIEETVAAAKEVFAAVAG, encoded by the coding sequence ATGAACCGCAACGAAACCCTGTTTGCCCGTGCCAAAAACATTATTCCCGGCGGCGTGAATTCGCCCGTACGCGCCTTCGGCAGCGTCGGCGGCGTGCCGCGTTTCATTACCAAAGCCGAAGGGGCGTATGTGTGGGATGCGGACGGTACGCGCTACACCGACTACGTCGGCTCGTGGGGGCCGGCGATTGTCGGACACGCGCATTCCGAAGTGATTGAAGCCGTGCGCGAAGCGGCTTTGGGCGGTTTGTCGTTCGGCGCGCCCACCGAGGGCGAAATCGTCATCGCCGAAGAAATCGCCAAACTGGTGCCCAGCGTCGAACAGGTGCGCCTGGTCAGCTCCGGCACGGAAGCCACCATGTCGGCCATCCGCCTTGCGCGCGGCTTTACCGGCCGCGACAAAATCATCAAATTCGAGGGCTGCTACCACGGCCATTCCGACAGCCTGCTGGTCAAGGCGGGCAGCGGCCTTTTGACTTTCGGCAACCCGTCGTCGGCCGGCGTGCCTGCCGATTTCACCCGGCACACGCTGGTGTTGGAATACAACAATGTCGCGCAACTGGAAGAAACGTTCGCGCAAATCGGCAGCGAAACCGCCTGCGTGATTGTCGAGCCCTTTGCAGGAAACATGAATCTGGTGCGGCCGTCTGAAAACTTCGTCAAAGCACTGCGCGATTTGACTGCCAAACACGGCGCGGTGTTGGTTTACGACGAAGTGATGACGGGTTTCCGTGTCGCGCTCGGCGGCGCACAGTCGCTGCACGGCATTACGCCCGATTTGACCACGATGGGTAAAGTGATCGGCGGCGGCATGCCGCTGGCGGCGTTCGGCGGGCGGCGCGACATCATGGCCTGCATCTCTCCGCTCGGCGGCGTGTATCAGGCCGGCACTTTGTCGGGCAACCCTGTGGCCGTGGCCGCCGGTTTGAAAACGCTGGAAATCATCCAACGTCCGGGCTTTTACGAAAACCTGACGGCGCGTACCGAACAGTTGGTAAACGGTTTTAAAAACGCCGCCGCCGACGCGGGTGTGAAATTTGCCGCCGACAGCGTGGGCGGTATGTTCGGTCTGTATTTTGCCGACGGCCTGCCGCAAAACTACGGCGATATGGCGCGCTCCGATACCGACGGCTTCAAAACCTTCTTCCACGGCATGCTGGATAAAAACGTTGCCTTCGGCCCGTCGGCCTACGAAGCGGGCTTCGTTTCCGCCGCGCATACGACTGAATTGATTGAAGAAACCGTAGCCGCCGCAAAAGAAGTGTTCGCAGCGGTGGCGGGCTGA
- the pyrH gene encoding UMP kinase has protein sequence MTTPVKYKRVLLKLSGEALMGSDPFGINRDTIMQITAQVKEIADMGVQVGIVVGGGNIFRGVSAQAASMDRATADYMGMMATVMNALALKDAFESLGVKARVQSALSMQQIAETYARPKAIQYLKEGKVVIFAAGTGNPFFTTDTAAALRGAEMNCDVMLKATNVDGVYTADPKKDPSAARYENITFDEALNKNLKVMDATAFALCRERKLNIVVFAIAKEGALKRVVAGDDEGTLVHC, from the coding sequence ATGACCACCCCCGTCAAATACAAACGCGTCCTCCTCAAACTCTCCGGCGAAGCCCTGATGGGCTCCGACCCTTTCGGCATCAACCGCGACACCATCATGCAGATCACCGCCCAAGTGAAAGAAATCGCCGATATGGGCGTGCAGGTCGGCATTGTCGTCGGCGGCGGCAATATTTTCCGCGGCGTATCCGCGCAGGCCGCCAGCATGGACAGGGCTACCGCCGACTACATGGGCATGATGGCCACCGTGATGAACGCCCTCGCCCTCAAAGACGCGTTTGAATCGCTCGGCGTGAAAGCCCGCGTCCAATCCGCGCTTTCCATGCAGCAGATTGCCGAAACCTACGCCCGCCCCAAAGCCATACAGTATCTGAAAGAAGGCAAAGTCGTCATCTTCGCCGCCGGCACGGGCAATCCGTTCTTCACCACCGACACCGCCGCCGCCCTGCGCGGTGCGGAAATGAATTGCGACGTGATGCTCAAAGCCACCAACGTCGACGGCGTGTACACCGCCGATCCGAAAAAAGACCCGTCGGCCGCCCGCTACGAGAACATCACTTTTGACGAAGCTCTCAACAAAAACCTGAAAGTGATGGATGCCACCGCCTTCGCCCTCTGCCGCGAACGCAAGCTCAACATCGTCGTGTTCGCCATCGCCAAAGAAGGCGCACTCAAACGCGTCGTCGCCGGCGATGACGAAGGCACGCTGGTACACTGCTGA
- a CDS encoding MMPL family transporter — protein MNIRLLRRFFTACFFVVAFFAVYMFAARQPLQTNLTALLPAEQQPDTLLLAADQAGEAQLNGQIVLLAGSGNAETAFQAAAEIAEQWRGSGVFASVDSSVMPDLDSVRADMRHLALATLPQAQAQLLLDNPKQYFQTRAEEAANPFAAPTPLSLEQDWLGFGRFVAAKANPQSRLQWNMDNGMLFTEADGKTWVWLRGRLKTGDQFSGNDQLLPLINGSRAIAHKHGAETLTAGGALFAAASKTAAEAESRSMSLAGTLATFALLLWVFRSARVFWLVLPLAAGMLTGLAAALAVFGEVHILTIVIGTSLVGMLVDFPLHWLAPSVFGQPENGKSSRNNGLWQPENAMKHVLPSFAASLLITVLGYALLWFTPLAVLRQTAVFSGFALLGAFGATVLWLPPLFRRYRAKAVPFAALTQTLLALQRRLNARLHKRGWLLLGGIFLAAGLWRSDWRDDIRQWVNMPSEMLLEVQRIGELSGTDFGGRYIVAEAADEDALLAKTAEIDRALQPLIAQGKLGGTQSLHQFAAPVSQQRQWQAQLRALAGQPENWQPLADIGIPQKTIRQALIQAADTPPLTLSGSLKTELAQAWQPLYLGEVERGRYAAIVRLNGLADEAAARAAVQNITGAHWADKRAHLNELFRHTRNQAAWLKLASYALAWLLLWRMFGAKRGSKILIVPLAAAVCTVAALGWLGIPVSLFAMFGLLLVSAIGVDYAVYALTAKHTAAARLGGMLLAAATTAISFALLASSGTPAVAAFGLTVTIGVGFNLWLAGALLKD, from the coding sequence ATGAATATCCGCCTCCTGCGCCGTTTTTTTACGGCCTGTTTCTTCGTTGTGGCTTTTTTTGCCGTGTATATGTTTGCCGCCCGCCAGCCGCTCCAAACCAACCTCACCGCCCTGCTCCCCGCCGAGCAGCAGCCCGATACCCTGCTGCTGGCTGCCGACCAAGCGGGCGAGGCGCAGCTCAACGGGCAGATTGTGTTGCTGGCAGGCAGCGGCAATGCGGAAACGGCGTTTCAGGCTGCCGCCGAAATTGCCGAACAATGGCGCGGCAGCGGCGTGTTTGCCTCGGTGGACAGCAGCGTGATGCCCGATTTGGACAGCGTGCGTGCCGATATGCGGCATTTGGCGTTGGCAACGCTGCCGCAGGCGCAGGCGCAGCTGCTGCTGGACAATCCCAAGCAGTATTTCCAAACCCGCGCCGAAGAAGCGGCGAACCCGTTTGCCGCGCCCACGCCCTTGTCGCTGGAACAAGACTGGCTGGGCTTCGGGCGGTTTGTGGCGGCAAAAGCCAATCCGCAAAGCCGCCTGCAATGGAATATGGACAACGGCATGCTGTTCACCGAAGCAGACGGCAAAACATGGGTGTGGCTGCGCGGCCGTCTGAAAACGGGCGACCAATTCTCGGGCAACGACCAGCTCCTGCCGCTTATCAACGGCAGCCGCGCCATCGCCCACAAACACGGCGCGGAAACGCTGACGGCAGGCGGCGCATTGTTTGCCGCCGCCTCCAAAACCGCCGCCGAAGCGGAAAGCCGCAGCATGAGCTTGGCAGGCACGCTGGCAACGTTCGCGCTTTTGCTGTGGGTGTTCCGCAGCGCGCGCGTGTTCTGGCTGGTGCTGCCGCTGGCGGCAGGAATGCTGACGGGGCTGGCGGCGGCGTTGGCGGTATTTGGCGAAGTGCATATTTTAACCATCGTCATCGGCACCAGCTTGGTGGGGATGCTGGTGGATTTTCCGCTGCACTGGCTTGCGCCGTCCGTATTCGGGCAGCCTGAAAACGGAAAAAGCAGCCGAAACAACGGGCTATGGCAGCCTGAAAACGCAATGAAGCACGTTCTCCCCAGCTTTGCCGCCAGCCTGCTGATTACCGTGTTGGGCTACGCGCTGCTGTGGTTCACGCCGCTGGCGGTGTTGCGCCAAACCGCCGTGTTTTCAGGCTTCGCGCTGCTGGGCGCGTTTGGCGCAACCGTGTTGTGGCTGCCGCCGCTGTTTCGCCGTTATCGGGCGAAAGCCGTGCCGTTTGCCGCCCTGACGCAAACGCTGCTCGCGCTGCAACGCCGTCTGAACGCCCGTCTGCACAAGCGCGGCTGGCTGCTGCTGGGCGGCATTTTCTTGGCGGCAGGCCTGTGGCGCAGCGACTGGCGCGACGACATCCGCCAATGGGTCAATATGCCGTCTGAAATGCTGCTGGAAGTGCAGCGCATCGGAGAATTGAGCGGCACCGATTTCGGCGGACGCTACATCGTTGCCGAAGCCGCCGATGAAGACGCGCTGCTCGCCAAAACCGCCGAAATCGACCGCGCCCTGCAACCGCTCATCGCGCAAGGCAAGCTCGGCGGCACGCAGTCGCTGCACCAATTTGCCGCCCCCGTTTCGCAACAGCGGCAATGGCAGGCGCAACTGCGCGCGCTGGCAGGGCAGCCTGAAAACTGGCAGCCGCTCGCCGACATCGGCATTCCGCAAAAAACCATCCGCCAAGCCCTGATTCAAGCCGCCGACACGCCGCCGCTCACGCTTTCAGGCAGCCTGAAAACCGAGCTTGCCCAAGCATGGCAGCCGCTGTATCTGGGCGAAGTGGAACGCGGACGCTACGCCGCCATCGTGCGCCTGAACGGCTTGGCAGACGAAGCTGCCGCCCGCGCCGCCGTGCAAAACATCACGGGCGCGCATTGGGCAGACAAACGCGCCCATCTCAACGAACTGTTCCGCCACACGCGCAACCAAGCCGCATGGCTCAAACTCGCCTCCTACGCGCTGGCATGGCTGCTGTTGTGGCGGATGTTCGGCGCAAAACGCGGCAGCAAAATCCTAATCGTGCCGCTTGCCGCCGCCGTCTGCACCGTTGCCGCGCTCGGCTGGCTGGGCATCCCCGTGAGCCTGTTTGCCATGTTCGGGCTGCTCTTGGTTTCCGCCATCGGCGTGGACTACGCCGTTTATGCGCTCACCGCCAAACACACCGCCGCCGCACGCCTAGGCGGAATGCTGCTCGCCGCCGCCACCACCGCCATCTCATTCGCCCTGCTCGCATCCAGCGGCACCCCCGCCGTTGCCGCATTCGGGCTGACGGTAACCATCGGCGTGGGGTTTAACCTTTGGCTGGCAGGCGCGTTGTTGAAGGATTAG
- a CDS encoding Abi family protein, which yields MLTLTDEIQEALSTERFAPYLSQCGNNFDAACELYIWNMAVSGAFFPWLNMVEIVLRNRIHFALSAVHGSRWVWQHGFINTLPKPKQGFNPRDELAAVGKKYGKTQQTGKVIADLNFAFWQQMLKKNQLHTLWNKHLSAAFPNLDLAKTTDANRQTLYDHIEQIRKLRNRIAHHEPIHERDLSGDLDSILYVLGAAHSQDFIGWLKRSLPFHFAETSYIEILLQNKP from the coding sequence ATGCTTACCCTCACCGATGAAATTCAAGAAGCCTTATCTACCGAACGCTTCGCACCTTATTTAAGCCAATGCGGCAATAATTTTGATGCCGCCTGCGAGCTTTATATATGGAACATGGCAGTATCGGGCGCGTTTTTCCCGTGGCTGAATATGGTGGAAATCGTATTGCGCAACCGCATCCATTTTGCGCTTAGTGCCGTTCACGGCAGCAGATGGGTTTGGCAGCATGGTTTTATCAATACACTTCCCAAACCCAAACAAGGTTTCAATCCCAGAGACGAATTAGCCGCTGTCGGCAAAAAATACGGCAAAACGCAGCAAACAGGCAAAGTCATCGCCGATTTGAATTTTGCCTTTTGGCAGCAGATGCTGAAAAAGAACCAGCTTCACACCTTATGGAACAAACACCTGTCCGCAGCCTTTCCCAATTTGGACCTTGCAAAAACAACCGATGCCAACCGCCAAACGCTTTACGACCATATTGAGCAAATACGGAAACTGCGCAACCGCATCGCCCATCACGAACCGATACACGAGCGCGATTTAAGCGGCGATTTGGACAGCATTCTGTATGTGCTTGGCGCGGCGCACTCGCAAGATTTCATCGGCTGGCTGAAACGCAGCCTGCCTTTTCACTTTGCAGAGACTTCATATATTGAAATCTTATTACAAAACAAACCGTAA
- a CDS encoding NAD(P)/FAD-dependent oxidoreductase, whose protein sequence is MSEQFDIAIIGAGPSGAVAAALLNKQGFNVCVLEKQHFPRFVIGESLLPHCMKALEEAGFADAVRAEKSFQFKNGAAFAWGSRRTAFDFTDKFSDGPGTTFQVRREIFDQILINEAAKQGVEVRFGHGVTAFDNSGGTAKLAVESDTGEAYELTARFVLDASGYGRVLPRLLDLETPSHLPPRMAHFTRITDNITADADFDRDKILITTHPRHRDIWFWTIPFGDNTCSLGVVGTPDKLAGEAETVLKKMVGDCAHFVELFARAEWENGFPYRTIQGYSANVKTLHGKHFALLGNAAEFLDPVFSSGVTIALHSAKLAADLLGKQLKGGAADWQREFAEPLMVGVNTFRTYVNGWYDLRFQNVLYAPNRAPEIGRMISSILAGYAWDTANPFVAKSEQRLNTLAELVGDLAFE, encoded by the coding sequence ATGTCTGAACAATTTGACATCGCCATCATCGGCGCAGGCCCCTCCGGCGCGGTTGCCGCCGCCTTGCTCAACAAACAAGGCTTCAACGTATGCGTGCTGGAAAAACAGCATTTTCCGCGCTTCGTCATCGGCGAAAGCCTGCTGCCGCACTGCATGAAAGCATTGGAAGAAGCAGGCTTTGCCGATGCCGTCCGCGCCGAAAAAAGTTTCCAGTTTAAAAACGGCGCAGCGTTTGCATGGGGCAGCCGCCGCACCGCCTTTGATTTCACCGACAAATTTTCAGACGGCCCCGGCACCACCTTCCAAGTGCGCCGCGAAATATTTGACCAAATCCTGATTAACGAAGCCGCCAAACAAGGCGTGGAAGTGCGCTTCGGGCACGGCGTAACCGCCTTTGACAACAGCGGCGGCACCGCAAAACTGGCGGTGGAAAGCGACACAGGCGAAGCATACGAACTCACCGCCCGTTTCGTCTTGGATGCCAGCGGCTACGGGCGCGTGCTGCCGCGCCTTTTAGACTTGGAAACCCCGTCGCACCTGCCCCCGCGCATGGCGCACTTCACCCGCATCACCGACAACATCACCGCCGATGCGGATTTTGACCGCGACAAAATCCTCATCACCACCCACCCCCGGCACCGCGACATCTGGTTTTGGACAATCCCTTTCGGCGACAACACCTGCTCGCTCGGCGTAGTCGGCACGCCCGACAAACTCGCAGGCGAAGCGGAAACCGTGCTGAAAAAAATGGTGGGCGACTGCGCCCATTTTGTAGAACTGTTTGCCCGCGCCGAATGGGAAAACGGCTTCCCCTACCGCACGATACAAGGCTATTCCGCCAACGTAAAAACGCTGCACGGCAAACATTTCGCCCTATTGGGCAACGCCGCCGAATTTCTGGACCCCGTGTTCTCATCAGGCGTAACCATCGCCCTGCATTCCGCCAAACTCGCCGCCGACCTGCTGGGCAAACAGCTCAAAGGCGGCGCGGCAGACTGGCAGCGCGAATTTGCCGAACCGCTGATGGTGGGCGTAAACACCTTCCGCACCTATGTAAACGGCTGGTACGACCTACGCTTCCAAAACGTGCTGTACGCCCCCAACCGCGCCCCCGAAATCGGGCGCATGATTTCGTCCATCCTCGCAGGCTATGCGTGGGATACCGCAAACCCGTTTGTGGCGAAATCGGAACAACGCCTGAACACGCTGGCAGAGCTGGTGGGCGATTTGGCGTTTGAATAA